Proteins co-encoded in one Malus sylvestris chromosome 9, drMalSylv7.2, whole genome shotgun sequence genomic window:
- the LOC126582962 gene encoding uncharacterized protein LOC126582962 → MRELKFHEKKLLKKVNFLDWKREAGHRETQVLQRYHVTGRDDYKKYSGLCRMVQKLVHILKQLNPNDPYRIEMTDMLLEKLYNIGVIPSKQSLALCERLSVSSLCRRRLSTVLVRLKFAEHLKEAVTYIEQGHIRVGPETVTDPAFLVTRNMEDFITWVDSSKIRRKVLQYNDKLDDYDAMN, encoded by the exons ATGAGGGAGCTCAAGTTTCATGAGAAGAAGCTGCTGAAGAAAGTTAACTTCTTGGACTGGAAAAGAGAAGCAGGTCACAGAGAAACTCAGGTTCTGCAGCGCTACCATGTCACCGGTCGCGACGACTACAAAAA gTACTCGGGTTTGTGCCGGATGGTGCAGAAGCTGGTGCACATATTGAAGCAGTTGAACCCGAACGATCCGTATCGGATCGAAATGACCGATATGCTCTTGGAAAAACT gTACAATATCGGTGTGATACCATCCAAGCAAAGCTTGGCATTGTGTGAACGCTTGTCGGTGTCATCCCTTTGCAG ACGGAGGCTTTCAACCGTTTTGGTTCGATTGAAGTTTGCTGAACACCTGAAAGAAGCTGTCACATACATCGAGCAAGGACACATCCGTGTCGGTCCAGAAACTGTTACTGACCCAGCATTCCTCGTGACAAGGAATATGGAAGATTTCATTACATGGGTGGATTCATCGAAGATTAGGAGAAAGGTGCTGCAGTACAATGACAAGCTGGACGACTACGATGCAATGAATTAG